A stretch of the Mycobacterium sp. ITM-2016-00317 genome encodes the following:
- a CDS encoding RNA polymerase sigma-70 factor, translated as MSTAPGDEHAERFTQLRPLLFTIAYEILGSATESDDVLQESYLRWAEVDLSGVTDTKAYLARLVTRQALNALRAQSRRREDYVGPWLPEPLLTEADPAADVVLAESVSMAMLVVLETLSPDERAVFVLREVFGFGHDEIAATLGKSAAAVRQMAHRAREHVQSRRKRFEPVDPQFSTEITTRFFTAAATGDLDGLMAMLAPDVVWTADSDGKVSAARRPVAGADRVARLILGFVRLGGAGGRVEPAVYNSAPALVLYLGDNLEGVVTFEVVDGRITNFYAMRNPEKLTGVMVPRQISR; from the coding sequence ATGAGCACGGCGCCGGGTGACGAACACGCCGAACGGTTCACACAGCTGCGCCCGTTGCTGTTCACCATCGCCTACGAGATCCTGGGCAGTGCAACCGAATCCGACGACGTGCTGCAGGAGAGTTACCTGCGCTGGGCCGAGGTCGACCTGTCCGGGGTGACCGACACCAAGGCCTACCTGGCCCGGCTCGTCACCCGGCAGGCGCTCAACGCGCTGCGCGCCCAGTCGCGGCGGCGGGAGGACTACGTCGGCCCCTGGCTGCCGGAACCGCTGCTGACAGAAGCGGATCCGGCCGCCGACGTGGTACTCGCGGAGTCCGTGTCGATGGCGATGCTGGTGGTGCTGGAGACCCTGAGTCCCGACGAGCGCGCGGTGTTCGTGCTGCGCGAGGTGTTCGGGTTCGGCCACGACGAGATCGCGGCGACGCTCGGGAAATCGGCGGCCGCCGTGCGCCAGATGGCCCACCGCGCCCGCGAACACGTGCAGTCGCGGCGTAAGCGGTTCGAGCCGGTGGACCCGCAGTTCTCGACCGAGATCACCACGAGGTTCTTCACCGCGGCCGCCACCGGCGATCTGGACGGGCTGATGGCGATGCTGGCCCCCGACGTGGTGTGGACCGCCGACAGCGACGGCAAGGTCAGCGCGGCCCGCAGGCCGGTGGCAGGTGCGGACCGGGTGGCCCGGCTGATCCTCGGCTTCGTCCGGCTCGGCGGCGCCGGCGGCAGGGTCGAGCCCGCGGTCTACAACAGCGCACCGGCGCTGGTGCTCTATTTGGGCGACAACCTGGAGGGCGTGGTGACCTTCGAGGTCGTCGACGGCCGGATCACCAATTTCTATGCGATGCGTAACCCGGAGAAGCTGACGGGGGTGATGGTGCCGCGCCAGATCAGCCGATAA
- the rsmI gene encoding 16S rRNA (cytidine(1402)-2'-O)-methyltransferase, translating to MTAGRLLVGATPLGQPSDASARLVRALRSADVIAAEDTRRVRTLAQALEVKPVGKIISLYDQNEASRIPALLDAIKGGATVLLVSDAGMPLISDPGYRLVAACVEHELTVQCLPGPSAVTTALAVAGLPSERFCFEGFPPRRQAARRTWLQSLAAEPRTCVFFESPRRLAETLADAVEVLGPERRAVVCRELTKTHEEIVRGGLGELAEWAADGVLGEITVVLEGATPSADPQVLLAEVHRLVDDGMRVKDACAQVVASHPGSPSKRELYDAVLRARQ from the coding sequence ATGACGGCCGGACGACTGCTCGTGGGCGCCACGCCGCTTGGACAGCCATCCGACGCGTCGGCGCGGCTGGTGCGGGCATTGCGCAGCGCCGACGTGATCGCCGCCGAGGACACCCGCCGGGTCCGCACGCTCGCGCAGGCTCTTGAAGTGAAGCCGGTCGGCAAGATCATCAGCCTCTACGACCAGAACGAGGCGTCGCGGATACCCGCGCTGCTCGACGCGATCAAGGGCGGAGCCACCGTGCTGCTGGTCAGCGACGCGGGCATGCCATTGATCAGTGACCCCGGCTACCGGCTGGTGGCGGCGTGCGTCGAGCACGAGCTGACTGTGCAGTGCCTGCCGGGGCCGTCGGCGGTCACCACCGCGCTGGCCGTCGCCGGCCTGCCGTCCGAGCGGTTCTGCTTCGAAGGTTTCCCGCCGCGCAGGCAGGCGGCCCGTCGGACCTGGTTGCAGTCGCTGGCCGCCGAACCGCGCACGTGCGTGTTCTTCGAATCGCCGCGCCGGCTGGCCGAGACGCTGGCCGACGCGGTCGAGGTGCTCGGTCCCGAGCGCAGGGCCGTGGTGTGCCGGGAACTGACCAAGACGCACGAGGAGATCGTCCGCGGCGGTCTCGGTGAGCTCGCCGAGTGGGCCGCCGACGGGGTGCTCGGCGAGATCACCGTGGTGCTTGAGGGCGCGACGCCGTCCGCGGACCCGCAGGTTCTGCTCGCCGAGGTGCACCGGCTGGTCGACGACGGCATGCGGGTCAAGGACGCGTGCGCGCAGGTGGTCGCGTCCCACCCCGGTTCGCCGTCCAAGCGTGAGCTCTACGACGCGGTGCTACGCGCGCGTCAGTGA